A genomic window from Synechococcus sp. CBW1107 includes:
- a CDS encoding FAD-binding domain-containing protein: protein MPLGWPGSSDDLPRQFPVRDALVRELAARFPQAGGGASPIRGGSEPALAALAALNPVRYAASRNHLDGAVSGLSPYIRHGVLTLAQVRDVVLDRMGRGPGPGPVNEKLLQELAWRDYWQRLWIRLGDGIWENQEPLKTGHPEAAYAWELPDDIREGRSGLACIDAFARQLMDTGWLHNHARMWLAAYVVHWRRVRWQAGARWFLRHLVDGDAASNNLSWQWVASSFSSKPYLFNRANLERFGAGRHCPGCPAAEACPFEDSYEALQTRLFSTPQGGGQARGRSARGETS from the coding sequence GTGCCCCTGGGCTGGCCCGGAAGCAGCGACGATCTGCCGCGCCAGTTCCCAGTCCGCGACGCCCTCGTGCGGGAGCTGGCGGCCCGCTTTCCCCAGGCCGGAGGCGGAGCCAGCCCGATCCGGGGGGGCTCGGAGCCGGCGCTGGCGGCGTTGGCGGCCCTCAACCCGGTGCGCTATGCCGCCAGCCGCAACCACCTCGATGGCGCGGTGAGCGGTCTCTCCCCCTACATCCGCCACGGGGTTCTGACCCTGGCTCAGGTGCGTGATGTAGTGCTGGATCGGATGGGCCGTGGGCCCGGGCCCGGGCCCGTGAACGAGAAGCTGCTGCAGGAGCTGGCCTGGCGTGACTACTGGCAGCGGCTCTGGATCCGCCTGGGCGATGGCATCTGGGAGAACCAGGAGCCGCTCAAGACCGGCCACCCCGAAGCGGCCTACGCCTGGGAGCTGCCGGACGACATCCGCGAGGGCCGCAGCGGCCTGGCCTGCATCGATGCCTTCGCGCGCCAGCTGATGGACACCGGCTGGCTGCACAACCACGCCCGGATGTGGCTGGCCGCCTACGTGGTGCACTGGCGGCGGGTCCGCTGGCAGGCGGGGGCCCGCTGGTTCCTGCGCCACCTGGTCGATGGCGATGCCGCCAGCAACAACCTCAGCTGGCAGTGGGTGGCCAGCAGCTTCAGCTCCAAGCCTTACCTGTTCAACCGCGCCAACCTGGAGCGCTTCGGCGCGGGGCGCCATTGCCCGGGCTGTCCGGCCGCGGAGGCCTGTCCCTTCGAGGACAGCTACGAGGCCTTGCAGACCCGCCTGTTCTCCACGCCGCAAGGCGGGGGGCAGGCCAGAGGCAGGTCGGCCAGAGGCGAGACGAGCTGA
- a CDS encoding 4'-phosphopantetheinyl transferase superfamily protein: MIESSNPTAPVDPDQAAPHRLEQPGLPATVWLAGLAWLTPPRRVELLALLSSDEHQRLRRWRQPKDQDRFLLGRGLLRMRLGQALGLEPARLRFCLGPQGKPALEGLGSQDTLQFNLAHSGALVLLALHPERPVGVDVERQRPLPNWEAIARRHLSSGDCEALLALPPEEQLGGFLQQWCRLEAGLKATGLGLAAAGAPPPPGLELHDLHLPEGYAGSLALL, from the coding sequence GTGATCGAGTCCAGCAACCCCACCGCCCCCGTCGACCCCGACCAGGCCGCGCCGCACCGCCTGGAGCAGCCTGGGCTGCCGGCCACGGTCTGGCTGGCGGGGCTGGCCTGGCTCACCCCCCCGCGGCGGGTGGAGCTGCTGGCACTGCTCTCCAGCGACGAGCATCAGCGGCTGCGGCGCTGGCGTCAGCCCAAGGACCAGGACCGCTTCCTGCTGGGCCGGGGCCTGCTGCGGATGCGGCTGGGACAGGCTCTGGGGCTGGAGCCCGCCCGGTTGCGCTTCTGCCTCGGACCCCAGGGAAAGCCAGCCCTGGAGGGGCTCGGAAGCCAGGACACCCTCCAGTTCAACCTGGCCCATTCGGGCGCTCTGGTGCTGCTGGCCCTCCATCCCGAGCGGCCGGTGGGGGTGGATGTGGAGCGGCAGCGGCCGCTCCCCAACTGGGAGGCGATCGCCCGCCGCCATCTGTCCAGCGGTGACTGTGAAGCCCTGCTGGCGCTGCCACCCGAGGAGCAGCTGGGCGGCTTTCTGCAGCAGTGGTGCCGGCTTGAGGCTGGGCTGAAAGCCACGGGACTCGGCCTCGCCGCAGCCGGCGCCCCGCCACCACCAGGGCTGGAGCTGCACGATCTGCACCTGCCGGAGGGCTACGCCGGCAGCCTCGCCCTGCTCTGA
- a CDS encoding thioredoxin family protein, with product MALTPSTMLPLEHPLPAFALETLDGEVVSSTGLPPRPLLVLFLCAHCPFVKHIEAELTRIDHDYGDRVTILAIASNSLITHPQDGPEQLAEQRRRCGWSFPYLLDPDQSVARAFRAACTPDLFLFDAEQRLAYRGQLDDSRPGGTQPADGADLRSALDSVLAGRPPERGQKPAIGCNIKWHPGLEPDWA from the coding sequence ATGGCACTGACTCCCTCGACGATGCTGCCCCTGGAGCACCCCCTGCCCGCCTTCGCGCTGGAGACCCTGGATGGGGAGGTGGTCAGCAGCACGGGGCTGCCGCCAAGGCCGTTGCTGGTGCTGTTCCTCTGTGCCCACTGCCCCTTCGTGAAGCACATCGAGGCGGAACTGACCCGGATCGATCACGACTACGGCGATCGGGTCACGATCCTGGCGATCGCCAGCAACAGCCTGATCACCCATCCTCAGGACGGGCCGGAGCAACTGGCGGAGCAGCGCCGCCGCTGCGGCTGGAGCTTCCCCTACCTGCTCGACCCGGACCAGAGCGTGGCCCGGGCGTTCAGGGCGGCCTGCACTCCGGATCTGTTTCTGTTCGATGCGGAGCAGCGCCTGGCCTACCGAGGCCAGCTCGATGACAGCCGCCCGGGCGGCACGCAGCCAGCGGATGGCGCCGACCTGCGATCGGCCCTTGATTCCGTGCTGGCGGGACGGCCGCCGGAGCGCGGGCAAAAGCCTGCAATCGGTTGCAACATCAAGTGGCACCCGGGCCTGGAGCCCGACTGGGCCTGA
- a CDS encoding DegT/DnrJ/EryC1/StrS aminotransferase family protein gives MQVPPFDLTEQLHQLGEALEDAVLQVLRSGQYIGGATIARFEQQFAEAVGTPHAIGCNSGTDALVLALRGLGIGEGDEVITSSFSFFATAEAISAVGATPVFVDVEESTYLIDLERVEAAITPATRALMPVHLFGRPVDMERLTAIAAAHGLLVIEDCAQATGASWAGRPVGSWGDAGCFSFFPTKNLGGAGDGGAVTCRDPELAARIRELAVHGMPRRYLHTSLGYNSRLDAMQAAVLSVKLPHLAGWVEQRRQLATNYRRELADLQGLRLPADGPSGHSWNQFVVRVPRCPSAEAGCGGGCVPSSDSATYGLPESCCRDWLKQALAEAGVNTIIYYPIPIHRQPAYAELGYGPGSLPITERLTAEVLSLPIFPELSAAQQATVTAVMRQLVAQPLSLAS, from the coding sequence ATGCAGGTGCCCCCCTTCGATCTCACCGAGCAGCTTCATCAACTGGGTGAGGCCCTCGAAGACGCCGTTCTGCAGGTGTTGCGCAGCGGGCAGTACATCGGGGGCGCCACGATTGCCCGTTTCGAGCAACAGTTCGCCGAGGCCGTGGGCACCCCCCACGCCATCGGCTGCAACAGCGGCACCGACGCCCTGGTGCTGGCCCTGAGGGGTCTGGGCATCGGCGAGGGCGATGAGGTGATCACCAGTTCCTTCAGCTTCTTCGCCACCGCCGAAGCGATCAGCGCCGTGGGGGCCACACCGGTGTTCGTGGATGTGGAGGAGTCCACCTACCTGATCGATCTCGAGCGGGTCGAGGCGGCGATCACGCCCGCCACCAGGGCCCTGATGCCGGTGCACCTGTTCGGGCGCCCGGTGGACATGGAGCGGCTGACGGCGATCGCCGCCGCCCACGGCCTGCTGGTGATCGAAGACTGTGCCCAGGCCACCGGCGCCAGCTGGGCCGGGCGGCCGGTGGGCAGCTGGGGCGATGCGGGCTGCTTCAGCTTCTTCCCCACCAAGAACCTCGGCGGCGCCGGGGACGGCGGGGCGGTCACCTGCCGGGATCCTGAGCTGGCCGCCCGCATCCGCGAGCTGGCGGTGCACGGCATGCCGCGCCGCTACCTGCACACCTCGCTTGGATACAACAGCCGCCTCGACGCGATGCAGGCGGCTGTGCTCTCCGTGAAACTTCCCCACCTGGCCGGCTGGGTGGAGCAGCGAAGGCAGCTGGCGACCAACTACCGCCGCGAGCTGGCTGATCTGCAGGGTCTGAGGCTGCCGGCTGACGGGCCCAGCGGCCACAGCTGGAACCAGTTCGTGGTGCGCGTGCCCCGCTGCCCGTCGGCCGAGGCCGGCTGCGGCGGCGGTTGCGTGCCCTCCAGCGACAGCGCCACCTATGGCCTGCCGGAGAGCTGCTGCCGCGACTGGCTGAAGCAGGCCCTGGCCGAAGCCGGCGTGAACACGATCATCTATTACCCGATTCCGATCCACCGCCAGCCGGCCTACGCGGAGCTGGGCTACGGCCCCGGCAGCCTGCCGATCACCGAGCGGCTCACCGCCGAGGTGCTCAGCCTGCCGATCTTCCCGGAACTGAGCGCCGCCCAGCAGGCCACCGTGACCGCCGTGATGCGGCAGCTGGTGGCTCAGCCCCTCAGCCTGGCCTCCTGA